One Leptospira selangorensis genomic region harbors:
- a CDS encoding DNA-3-methyladenine glycosylase I — translation MTSFDKIQKRASKRKGGEKALQSLLPKVSPKNKLSRLPDDRVLSEMAKRVFSAGFVWKVVENKWPGFEEEFLGFDPAKLLKQPNRFWDALELNEKIIRNAQKISSVRKNAQFVVDIAREHGSFGKFLGDWPIQDQIGLLDFLSKHGSRLGGNTGQYFLRFIGRDSFILSSDVILCLRDVGLPLSSTGKSKKDLAAIQKQFNTWAEETGLSYTHLSRICAFSIGENYSTEMEEY, via the coding sequence ATGACCTCTTTTGACAAGATCCAAAAGCGAGCCTCTAAAAGAAAAGGTGGAGAGAAGGCCCTACAATCCCTTCTTCCCAAAGTAAGTCCTAAGAACAAACTTAGTCGTCTTCCGGATGATCGGGTGCTTAGTGAAATGGCTAAGCGAGTCTTCTCCGCAGGTTTTGTTTGGAAAGTTGTAGAAAATAAATGGCCAGGTTTCGAAGAAGAATTTTTGGGATTTGATCCCGCAAAATTACTCAAGCAGCCGAATCGATTTTGGGACGCATTAGAATTGAACGAAAAGATCATACGTAATGCGCAAAAGATCTCATCCGTAAGAAAGAATGCACAATTCGTCGTGGATATCGCTCGGGAACATGGTAGTTTCGGAAAATTTTTAGGGGATTGGCCTATCCAAGATCAGATTGGACTTTTGGATTTTCTTTCCAAACACGGCTCAAGATTGGGAGGAAACACCGGCCAATATTTCTTGCGCTTTATCGGAAGAGATTCTTTTATTTTATCTTCCGACGTTATATTATGTTTACGTGATGTAGGACTTCCTTTGTCCTCAACGGGGAAATCCAAAAAGGATTTGGCGGCTATTCAGAAACAATTCAATACTTGGGCCGAGGAAACCGGTTTATCATATACTCATTTATCCCGTATTTGTGCATTTTCGATAGGTGAGAATTATTCTACAGAGATGGAAGAGTATTGA